A genomic region of Catalinimonas niigatensis contains the following coding sequences:
- a CDS encoding methyltransferase family protein, producing the protein MEDITPYFILVLLWIVYFALHSLLAARRIKDFLKNKMGRKLARYYRLLYNIFAVLSIVPVLFYNALISTKVLVPLDWKAIISFLGLAISTYGIIVTRLAFRQYSLKEFLGLKQLKNEEEEAFNTQGILGAVRHPLYFGGLLILLGFWLFAPTLANLITVVMLVLYILVGIRFEEQKLVEQYGDAYKKYQQEVPMLIPKRNALKQLRK; encoded by the coding sequence ATGGAAGACATTACTCCTTACTTTATACTTGTTCTGCTCTGGATAGTTTACTTTGCTCTGCATAGCCTATTGGCGGCCAGGCGAATTAAAGATTTTCTGAAGAACAAAATGGGCCGAAAGTTAGCACGTTACTATCGCCTGCTCTATAATATATTCGCTGTACTTAGTATTGTTCCTGTACTGTTTTACAACGCCCTCATCTCTACTAAAGTGCTTGTTCCTCTGGATTGGAAAGCTATCATCAGCTTTCTTGGGTTAGCCATCTCTACCTATGGCATCATTGTCACGAGGCTGGCATTTCGGCAGTATTCTCTCAAGGAGTTTCTGGGTTTGAAGCAACTCAAAAATGAGGAAGAAGAAGCCTTCAATACCCAGGGTATTTTGGGAGCGGTACGCCATCCCTTATATTTCGGAGGTTTACTGATTCTCCTGGGTTTCTGGCTGTTTGCTCCTACTTTGGCCAATCTCATTACAGTCGTCATGCTTGTGCTGTATATTCTGGTGGGTATTCGTTTTGAAGAGCAGAAATTAGTAGAACAATACGGCGATGCCTACAAAAAATATCAACAAGAAGTACCCATGCTGATCCCTAAACGCAATGCACTAAAGCAATTGCGAAAATAG
- a CDS encoding bleomycin resistance protein has translation MKHLVKAAPVLASLDIDKSILFYISKLGFKATYHDAGYGIIVRDDIAIHFWKCNDKIFPENTSCYVNVQEVDQLYLEMQQAGVVHPNGKLEDKPWGMREFSILDEDGNLIRFGQPLSV, from the coding sequence ATGAAACACCTTGTAAAAGCTGCCCCGGTACTTGCTTCTCTTGATATAGACAAAAGCATACTTTTCTATATTTCTAAGCTTGGATTCAAAGCCACATACCATGATGCTGGCTATGGCATTATAGTTCGTGATGACATTGCCATTCATTTCTGGAAATGTAATGATAAAATCTTCCCTGAGAACACCAGTTGCTATGTTAATGTGCAAGAAGTAGATCAGTTGTATTTGGAAATGCAACAAGCAGGAGTTGTACATCCTAATGGAAAACTAGAAGATAAACCCTGGGGTATGCGAGAATTTTCCATACTAGACGAAGATGGCAACCTGATCAGATTTGGACAACCTCTATCCGTTTGA
- a CDS encoding RNA polymerase sigma factor: MGQPNKEKFLKLIQQHRGIMQKVIFLYIDEATERQDMLQEILLQAWKSYPAFEERSKFSTWLYRVSLNTVLTAQRKNYRQPDIESLEAAAHLSQQSDDSSEKEWLVLSIKQLPEIDRMIISLHLDGYQNEEIADISGMQKANIALRLHRIRKKLAEKRQTYEGLE; encoded by the coding sequence ATGGGCCAGCCAAACAAGGAAAAGTTTTTAAAGCTGATTCAACAGCACAGAGGTATTATGCAGAAAGTCATTTTTCTCTACATAGACGAGGCTACTGAACGCCAGGATATGCTACAGGAAATACTGCTGCAGGCCTGGAAATCCTATCCTGCTTTTGAGGAACGCTCCAAATTTTCTACCTGGCTTTATCGCGTGAGCCTAAATACTGTACTTACTGCTCAGCGAAAAAATTACCGTCAGCCTGATATTGAGTCCCTGGAAGCAGCAGCACATCTGAGCCAGCAGAGTGACGACAGCAGTGAAAAAGAATGGCTGGTGCTCAGTATTAAGCAGCTACCTGAGATTGATCGGATGATCATCAGCTTACATTTGGATGGATATCAGAATGAAGAAATTGCTGACATCAGCGGTATGCAAAAAGCCAACATAGCGTTGCGTTTGCATCGTATCAGAAAAAAATTAGCCGAAAAAAGACAAACCTATGAAGGACTTGAATAA
- a CDS encoding GNAT family N-acetyltransferase, with the protein MNTKLAKLFEQHIELSNEQVLLTPYQPEHLQGFAQIAFDFDIWKVTSPHILSEDDLRAYGEELLKAQKNKSKYPFTIIEKASERIAGCSTYMSISPENNRLEIGSTWLGKDFHGTGLNKHCKFLLFRYAFEELGVRRLELKTDVLNMRSRKAIMKMGAQEDGILRSHQVMPGGRVRDTVYYSILDHEWPEIKQRVFGYIL; encoded by the coding sequence TTGAACACAAAACTTGCTAAACTTTTTGAGCAGCATATAGAGCTCTCCAACGAGCAGGTGCTGCTCACTCCTTATCAACCTGAGCATCTGCAGGGTTTTGCGCAGATTGCCTTTGATTTTGATATCTGGAAGGTAACCAGTCCTCATATACTCAGTGAGGACGATTTACGTGCTTACGGTGAAGAACTTCTCAAGGCGCAGAAAAATAAAAGTAAGTATCCCTTCACCATCATTGAAAAAGCCAGCGAACGTATAGCAGGCTGCTCCACCTATATGTCTATTTCTCCCGAGAACAATAGGCTGGAAATAGGTTCAACTTGGTTGGGCAAAGATTTTCATGGCACGGGTTTAAACAAGCATTGCAAGTTTCTGCTCTTTCGTTATGCTTTTGAAGAACTTGGCGTCCGCCGACTGGAACTGAAAACCGATGTGCTTAATATGCGCTCCCGCAAAGCCATCATGAAAATGGGAGCCCAGGAAGATGGCATCTTGCGCAGCCATCAGGTGATGCCCGGTGGCAGAGTGCGCGACACGGTTTATTACAGCATACTCGACCATGAATGGCCTGAAATAAAGCAGCGGGTGTTTGGGTATATTTTGTAA
- a CDS encoding 2OG-Fe(II) oxygenase has protein sequence MSEENISLLQESQLEQLVDQLAEEGYGIINHFFSASEVDAVISRFQGLSEEGEFKKAGIGKMQNFALDKTIRGDYIRWIDPNDMTEITARYVARMKQLMEYLNRTCFLGLKDFEAHFAMYPAGTFYKRHADRFQQNAHRVISTVCYLNKNWKEKDGGQLRMFLPNNEFDIAPLSGRLVCFRSEIEHEVLITTRPRYSITGWMLDQHSSLTFL, from the coding sequence ATGAGTGAGGAAAACATATCTTTATTACAGGAATCTCAATTAGAACAATTGGTTGATCAGTTGGCTGAAGAGGGCTACGGAATCATAAATCATTTTTTTAGTGCTTCTGAAGTTGATGCCGTGATCAGTCGGTTTCAGGGTTTGTCAGAAGAAGGTGAGTTCAAAAAAGCAGGCATAGGAAAGATGCAGAATTTTGCACTTGACAAAACCATTAGGGGAGACTATATCCGATGGATTGATCCCAACGACATGACTGAAATTACGGCCCGCTATGTGGCCAGGATGAAACAATTGATGGAATATCTCAACCGCACCTGCTTTTTAGGTTTAAAAGATTTTGAAGCCCATTTCGCCATGTATCCTGCCGGTACTTTTTATAAACGCCATGCAGATCGCTTTCAGCAAAATGCCCATCGGGTCATCTCAACCGTTTGCTATCTCAACAAAAACTGGAAAGAAAAAGATGGAGGACAATTGCGCATGTTTTTACCCAACAATGAATTTGATATTGCTCCGCTTTCAGGGCGGCTTGTTTGTTTTAGAAGTGAAATTGAGCATGAAGTATTGATTACGACTCGCCCGCGCTATAGTATTACCGGCTGGATGCTAGACCAGCATTCCAGCCTGACGTTTCTATAG
- a CDS encoding DUF3267 domain-containing protein, which produces MENFIGKKTIDMSVPTARIQLLVLPFVGVSFLFIVPFILIWGWEAFAYAWKGLFDTLWFLPAILVGVLLHELIHAITWKQLAGLSWQEMKLGIQWKTLTPYAHAKKPMLITPYRWGAFMPAFLLGFVPYGISLFTANGWLFAYGMLFIVAASGDFWILSVLRKVPKGSWVADHPENAGCIVYQD; this is translated from the coding sequence ATGGAAAATTTTATAGGGAAGAAGACAATAGATATGTCAGTGCCAACTGCCAGAATTCAGCTCTTGGTACTACCCTTTGTAGGGGTATCTTTTCTGTTCATAGTTCCATTCATCCTCATTTGGGGTTGGGAAGCTTTTGCCTATGCCTGGAAAGGACTCTTTGATACCTTATGGTTTTTACCAGCTATTTTAGTGGGGGTATTACTCCACGAACTGATACATGCCATTACCTGGAAACAGTTGGCAGGTTTAAGCTGGCAGGAGATGAAACTTGGAATTCAGTGGAAAACCCTGACACCCTATGCGCATGCCAAAAAACCTATGCTAATCACTCCGTATCGCTGGGGTGCCTTTATGCCTGCTTTTCTCCTGGGTTTTGTACCTTATGGTATTTCACTATTCACTGCAAATGGGTGGTTGTTTGCCTACGGCATGCTCTTTATCGTAGCCGCTTCCGGCGATTTCTGGATCTTATCCGTGCTTAGAAAAGTACCCAAAGGCAGTTGGGTAGCTGATCACCCCGAAAATGCAGGCTGTATTGTTTATCAGGACTAA
- a CDS encoding RidA family protein produces the protein MVKEVIKTDEAPAPIGPYSQAIKAGKTLYVSGQIALDAASGELINANITEETHQVMKNLESILRASGTNFSQVVKCSIFVKNMDDFATVNEAYGQYFKQQPPARETVEVSRLPKNVHVEISCIAVLE, from the coding sequence ATGGTAAAAGAAGTGATCAAAACAGACGAAGCACCTGCCCCTATTGGTCCTTACAGCCAGGCCATTAAGGCAGGTAAAACCTTGTATGTATCCGGGCAAATTGCATTAGATGCTGCCAGTGGTGAGTTGATCAACGCCAATATCACGGAAGAGACACATCAGGTGATGAAAAACCTGGAATCCATATTGAGAGCTTCAGGTACAAATTTTAGTCAGGTGGTTAAATGCTCTATCTTTGTCAAAAATATGGATGATTTTGCCACTGTCAATGAAGCATATGGGCAGTATTTTAAGCAACAGCCTCCTGCCAGAGAAACCGTTGAAGTGAGTCGTTTACCCAAAAATGTACATGTGGAAATTTCCTGCATTGCGGTCTTAGAATAA
- a CDS encoding SRPBCC family protein produces MLLLKKSFFGIAIAIGLFLIVAFFLPSTYHVERSIVIDKPVSEVYPKVSNLHHWAEWNPWTASDPSVKNSISGTGKDIGSVWSWNGAEVGIGSLTLHQMEPNKKITSKLAFKEPQMFESDDIWTFEEVPQGTRVTWINEGELSYPVDRMFGLFLDSMLGPDFEKGLSNLKEVTEAS; encoded by the coding sequence ATGCTACTACTCAAGAAATCCTTCTTTGGAATAGCCATTGCCATAGGACTGTTCCTGATTGTCGCTTTTTTTCTTCCTTCCACTTATCATGTAGAGCGTTCTATCGTGATTGATAAGCCAGTGAGTGAGGTGTATCCCAAAGTTTCCAATCTGCATCACTGGGCAGAGTGGAATCCCTGGACGGCCAGTGACCCAAGTGTAAAAAATTCTATCTCCGGCACTGGTAAAGATATCGGTTCTGTATGGTCATGGAATGGAGCAGAAGTAGGCATAGGTTCACTTACACTGCATCAAATGGAGCCTAATAAAAAAATTACTTCTAAATTAGCTTTTAAAGAACCACAAATGTTTGAATCTGACGATATTTGGACATTTGAGGAAGTGCCCCAAGGTACCCGGGTAACCTGGATCAATGAAGGAGAACTTAGTTATCCGGTTGATCGTATGTTTGGTTTATTTCTGGATAGTATGCTGGGCCCTGACTTTGAAAAAGGATTGTCTAATTTAAAAGAAGTTACCGAAGCCTCTTGA
- a CDS encoding TIGR00266 family protein — MNKSHEIDYEIHGHGIQVVEVELDPNETVIAEAGAMVYMDNGVQFETKMGDGSDPNQGFFGKLLSVGSRVLTGESVFMTHFTHRGHSKAKVAFSAPYPGTVIPIDLSEMYDHSLTVQKDAFLCAALGTKVNITFNRKLGSGLVGGEGFILQKLQGDGRAFIHAGGTVIEKQLNNETLRVDTGCVVAFEPSIDFDVQSAGGLKSMIFGGEGIFLATLSGTGKVWLQSMPLRKLIAALAPYGKNKNKGESSILGGFLED; from the coding sequence ATGAACAAATCACATGAAATTGATTATGAAATTCACGGACACGGCATACAAGTCGTAGAAGTAGAGCTTGATCCTAATGAAACGGTCATTGCTGAAGCTGGTGCCATGGTATATATGGACAATGGTGTACAGTTTGAAACCAAAATGGGCGATGGTTCTGATCCCAATCAGGGCTTTTTTGGAAAACTACTCTCTGTAGGCTCACGCGTTCTTACCGGAGAGTCCGTTTTCATGACCCATTTTACCCATCGCGGACATAGCAAAGCCAAGGTGGCTTTTTCTGCTCCTTATCCCGGCACAGTAATCCCCATTGATCTTTCAGAAATGTACGATCACAGCCTGACGGTGCAGAAGGATGCCTTCCTTTGTGCCGCACTCGGTACTAAAGTAAATATTACTTTTAACCGCAAGTTAGGCTCAGGCCTGGTAGGTGGTGAAGGTTTTATTCTTCAAAAACTACAGGGTGATGGACGGGCTTTTATCCACGCTGGCGGTACAGTGATTGAAAAACAACTCAATAACGAAACCCTGCGGGTAGATACTGGCTGCGTGGTAGCCTTTGAACCTTCCATAGATTTTGATGTGCAGTCGGCAGGAGGCTTGAAATCCATGATTTTTGGTGGTGAAGGCATATTTTTAGCTACCCTTTCCGGCACAGGAAAAGTATGGTTGCAATCCATGCCATTACGCAAACTCATTGCTGCGCTGGCACCCTATGGTAAGAATAAAAACAAAGGAGAAAGTTCTATTCTGGGTGGTTTCCTGGAAGATTAG
- the gltX gene encoding glutamate--tRNA ligase, whose amino-acid sequence MEKKVRVRFAPSPTGPQHIGGIRTALYNYLFAKQQKGTFILRIEDTDQTRYVPGSEEYLKKALHWCGIQPDEGVDEGGPHAPYRQSERKDMYKQYAQQLIDAGHAYYSFDTEEELNEMREKLKEARVAQPQYNSITRMSMKNSLTLSEQEVKAKIDAGEPYVIRLKVPRKDEVRLNDMVRGWIMVQSSTLDDKVLMKSDGMPTYHLANVVDDHLMEITHVIRGEEWLPSAPLHVLLYQFFGWEASMPQFAHLPLLLKPDGNGKLSKRDSLKHGFPVFPMEWVDEENNKLPGFREEGYLPEAFINFLAFLGWNPGTEQELFTKEELVKTFSIANINKAGARFDIHKAKWYNQQYLRLKSDEELADMLLPVLERAGVKSSREKAVQVSGLMKERVTFPAEIWENAKFFYEAPQRYDEKIVNKKWTEEAAIVLQAFANALKEQKVTLTADEVKAVLEEVLNALDVKMGKVMQALRLAVTGEGSGPDLMPTIEVLGRDETASRIQYALQKLGDQIKT is encoded by the coding sequence ATGGAAAAGAAAGTAAGAGTAAGGTTTGCCCCTAGTCCCACCGGTCCACAACATATTGGAGGAATTCGTACAGCACTTTATAATTATCTTTTTGCCAAACAGCAGAAGGGTACTTTTATTTTGCGTATAGAAGATACCGATCAAACCCGCTATGTGCCTGGCTCGGAAGAGTACCTCAAAAAAGCCTTGCACTGGTGCGGCATCCAGCCTGATGAAGGGGTGGATGAAGGGGGGCCTCATGCCCCTTACCGTCAATCCGAAAGGAAAGATATGTATAAGCAATATGCACAGCAACTCATTGATGCTGGCCATGCCTATTACTCTTTCGACACTGAGGAGGAACTGAATGAAATGCGGGAAAAGCTGAAAGAAGCCCGAGTAGCACAGCCGCAATACAATTCCATTACCCGTATGAGTATGAAAAACTCTCTTACTCTTTCTGAACAAGAAGTGAAGGCAAAAATAGATGCGGGAGAACCATATGTGATTCGCCTGAAAGTACCCCGCAAGGACGAAGTCAGACTAAATGATATGGTTCGTGGCTGGATTATGGTGCAGTCATCTACCCTGGATGACAAAGTACTGATGAAATCGGATGGGATGCCTACTTACCATTTGGCCAATGTGGTAGACGATCATCTGATGGAAATTACCCATGTGATTCGTGGTGAAGAATGGCTTCCTTCTGCGCCTTTGCATGTGCTTTTGTACCAATTCTTTGGCTGGGAGGCCAGCATGCCGCAGTTTGCCCACCTCCCTTTGTTGCTTAAGCCGGATGGCAATGGAAAACTCAGTAAAAGAGACTCGCTGAAGCACGGCTTCCCGGTATTTCCTATGGAATGGGTAGATGAAGAAAACAACAAGCTTCCTGGTTTCAGGGAAGAAGGTTACCTCCCGGAAGCATTTATCAATTTTCTGGCATTCTTGGGATGGAACCCGGGAACTGAACAGGAGCTTTTTACCAAAGAAGAACTAGTAAAAACGTTTAGCATTGCCAATATCAATAAAGCAGGTGCCCGATTTGACATCCATAAAGCCAAATGGTATAACCAACAATATTTGCGACTTAAATCTGACGAAGAACTGGCTGATATGTTGTTGCCAGTATTAGAAAGAGCAGGCGTTAAAAGCAGCCGGGAAAAAGCTGTACAGGTTAGCGGACTCATGAAAGAAAGAGTCACTTTTCCGGCGGAAATATGGGAAAATGCAAAGTTCTTTTACGAGGCACCCCAACGATATGACGAGAAAATCGTTAATAAGAAGTGGACGGAAGAAGCCGCAATTGTACTTCAGGCTTTTGCCAATGCCCTTAAAGAGCAGAAGGTTACCCTGACTGCGGATGAGGTCAAAGCAGTGTTGGAAGAGGTGCTAAACGCACTGGATGTGAAAATGGGAAAAGTGATGCAGGCACTGCGTTTAGCCGTCACAGGCGAAGGTTCTGGTCCGGATCTGATGCCTACCATAGAGGTATTGGGTAGGGATGAAACCGCCTCAAGAATTCAATACGCCTTGCAAAAGCTGGGTGATCAGATAAAAACTTAG
- the amaB gene encoding L-piperidine-6-carboxylate dehydrogenase: protein METTQTLTNEMQQVLQTLKVDSLNSAFSTGQHFGSATEGGATREIHSPVDGELIAAIKMADKAVYEKVIEQAHKGFNTWSKMPAPQRGEIVRQIGQKLREYKEPLGKLVTYEMGKIYQEGLGEVQEMIDICDLAVGHSRQLFGFTMHSERPNHRMYDQYHPLGITGVISAFNFPVAVWAWNAMIAAVCGNVVLWKPSEKTPLTGIACQKIVAEVLKENNLPEGIFNLILGDAEIGSLMAHDRRIPLISATGSTRMGKKVGEAVGARLGKSLLELGGNNAIIITEHADLEMAIRATVFGAVGTCGQRCTSTRRLIIHEKMYEEVKSRLLKIYPSLSIGNPLDKKTLVGPMIDNEAVENFKSALQKVKEEGGKLLIGGEVLEGDTYRSGNYVKPALVEAEGHFEMVQEETFAPILYLIKYKGDVKEAIRIQNDVKQGLSSAIFTQNLLEAETFLSHQGSDCGIANVNIGTSGAEIGGAFGGEKDTGGGRESGSDAWKFYMRRQTNTINYSTELPLAQGIKFDI, encoded by the coding sequence ATGGAAACAACACAAACATTGACCAACGAGATGCAGCAGGTCTTACAAACCCTGAAAGTAGATAGCCTCAACTCCGCTTTTAGTACCGGCCAGCATTTTGGCAGTGCCACCGAAGGAGGTGCCACACGTGAGATTCATTCTCCGGTAGACGGTGAATTGATTGCTGCTATAAAAATGGCTGACAAAGCTGTATATGAAAAAGTGATTGAGCAGGCGCACAAAGGCTTCAACACCTGGAGCAAAATGCCTGCCCCGCAACGTGGTGAGATTGTTCGTCAGATAGGACAAAAGCTGCGTGAATACAAAGAGCCTTTGGGCAAGCTGGTGACTTACGAGATGGGTAAAATCTACCAGGAAGGCCTGGGCGAAGTGCAGGAAATGATCGATATCTGCGATCTGGCTGTGGGGCATTCCCGTCAGCTCTTTGGATTTACCATGCACTCGGAGCGGCCCAACCACCGCATGTATGATCAGTATCATCCTTTGGGAATCACCGGTGTGATTTCAGCTTTTAACTTTCCGGTAGCCGTTTGGGCATGGAACGCCATGATTGCAGCAGTTTGTGGTAATGTAGTGCTATGGAAACCTTCTGAAAAAACTCCATTGACTGGCATTGCCTGCCAGAAAATTGTAGCCGAAGTACTCAAAGAAAATAATCTGCCCGAAGGTATCTTTAATCTGATATTGGGCGATGCAGAAATTGGCTCTCTGATGGCCCATGATCGTCGCATTCCTCTGATCTCAGCTACCGGTTCTACCCGCATGGGCAAAAAAGTAGGAGAAGCCGTAGGCGCACGCCTGGGCAAGTCATTGCTGGAACTTGGTGGAAACAATGCCATCATCATCACCGAACATGCTGACCTGGAGATGGCTATCCGGGCTACGGTATTCGGAGCCGTGGGCACCTGTGGGCAGCGCTGTACCAGTACCCGTCGCCTAATCATCCATGAGAAAATGTATGAGGAAGTCAAAAGCCGCTTACTCAAAATTTATCCTTCGCTTTCCATAGGAAATCCCCTGGACAAAAAAACCTTAGTTGGCCCAATGATTGACAATGAGGCAGTAGAAAATTTCAAATCTGCTTTACAAAAGGTAAAAGAAGAAGGTGGCAAGCTATTGATTGGAGGTGAAGTACTGGAAGGAGATACTTATCGCAGTGGCAATTATGTTAAACCCGCTTTAGTAGAAGCAGAAGGTCATTTTGAAATGGTACAGGAAGAGACCTTCGCCCCTATCCTTTATCTTATCAAATACAAAGGAGATGTGAAGGAGGCCATACGTATTCAGAACGATGTGAAGCAGGGACTATCTTCTGCCATATTTACCCAGAATCTGCTGGAAGCAGAGACTTTCCTGTCCCATCAGGGCTCTGACTGTGGCATTGCCAATGTCAATATCGGAACTTCCGGCGCTGAGATTGGCGGTGCTTTTGGGGGTGAGAAAGATACTGGCGGAGGGCGAGAATCCGGTTCTGATGCCTGGAAATTCTATATGCGCCGCCAGACCAATACTATCAATTACAGTACAGAACTACCCTTGGCACAAGGCATCAAGTTTGATATCTGA